The Pleuronectes platessa chromosome 13, fPlePla1.1, whole genome shotgun sequence genome includes a window with the following:
- the rab2a gene encoding ras-related protein Rab-2A, whose translation MAYAYLFKYIIIGDTGVGKSCLLLQFTDKRFQPVHDLTIGVEFGARMITIDGKQIKLQIWDTAGQESFRSITRSYYRGAAGALLVYDITRRDTFNHLTTWLEDARQHSNSNMVIMLIGNKSDLESRREVKKEEGEAFAREHGLIFMETSAKTASNVEEAFINTAKEIYEKIQEGVFDINNEANGIKIGPQHPTTNSTLSGSQGGQQAGGGCC comes from the exons gtGTTGGGAAGTCATGTCTATTACTACAGTTCACAGACAAGAGGTTTCAGCCAGTTCACGACCTGACCATTG GTGTGGAGTTTGGAGCAAGGATGATCACTATAGATGGCAAACAGATCAAACTGCAGATCTGGGATACG GCTGGTCAGGAGTCGTTCCGGTCCATCACCAGGTCTTActacagaggagctgcaggagcactGCTAGTCTATGACATCACAAG AAGGGACACCTTCAACCACTTGACGACCTGGTTAGAGGACGCTCGCCAACATTCCAACTCAAATATGGTCATCATGCTCATTGGCAACAAGAG TGACCTGGAGTCGAGGAGAGAGGTgaagaaagaagaaggtgaagcaTTTGCCAGAGAACACGGCCTCATATTCATGGAGACCTCAGCCAAGACTGCCTCTAATGTAGAGGAg GCTTTCATCAACACAGCCAAGGAGATCTATGAGAAGATCCAGGAAGGGGTGTTTGATATCAACAATGAG GCTAATGGTATTAAGATTGGACCCCAGCACCCTACCACCAACTCCACACTGTCTGGTAGCCAGGGAGGTCAACAGGCCGGAGGGGGCTGCTGCTGa